One window from the genome of Bernardetia sp. encodes:
- a CDS encoding AEC family transporter, which produces MRKKSVLENLLLIFICLVLGFVLKQIPSFPKDSYKGINTYIIWVALPCLALVYIPKLEFSLSLIWLAAMAWVVFGLSILFFRGLSTLFGWNRQIEGSLVLACGLCNTSFVGFPLLEFLYNSQEPLQYAIVCDQAGSFLVVATVGVIVAMNYAGEKSSSKIILKKLFYFPPFIAFLVALLLIPFEGVEHISTTLEAVLKTLAQPLVVLAIFSVGLQIEFNKENFSLINPFFFGLLYKLFVAPLAIYGLYLIVFTEKNMAFDVGVLEAAMAPMVTGVLLAQEYDLNPKLGGFLLAIGIPVSIGSVYLWFLFLNSI; this is translated from the coding sequence TTGCGTAAAAAAAGCGTTTTGGAAAATCTACTCCTTATTTTTATTTGTCTGGTTCTAGGATTTGTTTTAAAACAGATTCCTTCCTTTCCAAAAGATTCCTACAAAGGAATAAATACTTACATTATTTGGGTGGCTTTGCCTTGCTTGGCTCTAGTTTATATTCCAAAGTTGGAGTTTTCCTTATCACTCATTTGGCTAGCTGCAATGGCTTGGGTAGTTTTTGGGTTAAGCATTCTGTTCTTTAGAGGACTTTCAACGTTATTTGGTTGGAATAGACAAATTGAAGGTTCTTTGGTATTGGCGTGTGGACTTTGTAATACTTCTTTTGTTGGTTTCCCCTTACTAGAATTTTTATATAATTCACAAGAACCTTTACAATACGCTATTGTATGTGACCAAGCTGGTTCATTTTTGGTGGTGGCAACAGTTGGTGTTATTGTGGCGATGAACTATGCTGGAGAAAAATCTTCATCAAAAATAATTTTAAAAAAACTCTTTTATTTCCCTCCTTTTATAGCTTTTTTGGTAGCTCTACTATTGATTCCATTTGAAGGAGTAGAACATATTAGCACAACATTGGAAGCAGTTTTGAAAACCCTAGCACAGCCACTTGTTGTTCTAGCTATTTTTTCTGTTGGGCTTCAAATAGAGTTTAATAAAGAAAACTTTAGTTTAATAAATCCTTTCTTTTTTGGCTTGCTTTACAAACTTTTTGTAGCTCCTTTAGCTATTTATGGTTTGTATTTGATTGTTTTTACAGAAAAAAATATGGCTTTCGACGTTGGGGTTTTAGAAGCTGCTATGGCTCCTATGGTAACAGGCGTTTTGCTTGCACAAGAATATGACCTCAATCCAAAATTAGGAGGCTTTTTGTTAGCGATTGGTATTCCAGTTTCTATTGGAAGTGTTTATTTATGGTTTTTATTTTTGAATAGTATTTAG